The stretch of DNA attttaaaaaaatgtgatgtgtggAGGAtgggaggttgtgtagcattactcattcaTACCCTTCCTGACCAGATTGTCTATTTCCTCGGCTTGTCAAAATGGACTTCCACTCGCTTGgcttctagaatgtaattaccACAAAATTATTGACTTCCCTTAGTAAGTGGTGGGGGTGTTTACTGTTTACATCCCTATCAGACTGGACTTAATTAGGAGGGCTATTTACATCCCTCTCGGGTTGGGCCAAGTTCACCTTGGAGGCCCAGTATTCAGTAGTGCAGTCGGCCTAtagattgcataaaaattcaataGTGCAGTTGACTTATGAATTGTGTACGAGATAAGAGGGCTGATTGACATGAAAATGTGGGACACCACCTACCTCGAGAGTGTCAACACTACTCTGCAAAAGCACGTTGTGCTAgagccacgccacatttaaGGATCGAATACGGGACATGGAAGAAAATCACGGCAAAATCGCTTGTCGTTGACATAGCGCACGAAAGGTAATCCCACGCACACACCTGCTACCAAGGCATGGCCCAGGAAAGCCACACCACATTAAAGACAACATCATTGTATCCCATACGAGATACTAGGGCCTCTAATACGAGCTATAGAGCTCACTCGACAAGCAGTATAAAGCCAAATGTCATGTTAGAATTTAGAACTTATACTCTTTTGCTTACAGGAATTCTCCCAAGGAACATAAAcctaactttggcatcgaaggTGACCCTCAACCCCGAGCCCCTCATCTTCTGTGTTGCAGGTGACTGAGCCTAGTTCCCAATATGCGAAACACATCATCAACAATAAGGATCAAAGCGATCAAAGTTGaattatacaaataaaaataaaaaattatttaaaaattgaaaattaatttgttagaaggtcaaaacataaaaaactacattaatatttaattctatttttaataagacATATTCTAATTTTGAACTGGATCCATTTGCAATTTGGGAGAATTGtcaattttacaataaattttaatgttatgcATAAGGAAGATTTTAGGATTTGAGAGAATTGTCACCTTTACGGCACCAACATGCTTGGTTGTAAAATTCATAAAGGGAATACACGGTGAGAGAGGGTGGCGACGGCAAGAGTGAGTTTTTCGACTGAACTCTGAGGCAGCAGTTTCGAATTGGTCAAGACAAGTTATATCTCAGTATCTTAGTTTGAATTTGAGAATGGAATGGATCCAAGCAATGGGACTCGGGAGCGGAGGTCAGGCTCCCTGGGTGGGGGGTACGTTCGGTTCAAAGAACCACTCGAgggaaaaatgaaatattcaGAAGTATTTTGATCATTCAAGACAGAAGTACTAGTACACTACTGAGTATTTCAGCTGGAACGGCTGCGTGTATTAGATCTTCTGTTCACTTCTTATCTTACCTGTTTGAGCAAAAATTGTGCTCAAATCAACATCGAAAACCAGTCCATTGTTCTTGTTTACAAGCCATCTTAACTTCCATGTAGCACCAGATGCCAGAGCACACATAATAAGGGCACAAGAGCCAAGATTTTAAGAACTAAGAGCATTTTGCTCTACTACCAAGGGTCCCTTTTGCAAAACACTTAAAAAAGTTTGTGGATCAGTTCCATCATACTAGCCTCATACAAGTTCAATAATCTGTTATTTAAAAAGAGCAGTAATGGATGAGAAAGCAGTTTCACTTTCATTCTTCATGTGATCTGACGtatcaaagaaaaatacttgTCAGTTCCAGATATTTGAGCATAACAAATCTTATCTCAGAGCAGATTTCCTCCTACTCAAGCATCAGGCCTTAGATTGTTAGATGAAATAACTCAATCTTCTATACTCCCAAGCTGCAATTCTCTGCATCAAAAAGTATAGTTATTGTTAGTCAAAATTGGAAGAGGAGAAAGATTCAAGTCATTGTTCAAATAAAGCTTCCACGAGTGATTAAAACCTACCTTATAGAAAGGAAAATAACTGCTATCCAATTTATCTAACCTCCATTGCCATTCAGATCCTCAATCATGTGTAATAGCTTTGtccctttcttctttctcaagAATCTCTCAGTCGAAACAGTTAACAGCTTATTCAGCGACATTCCACCTCCAACAATCTTCTTCCTTGCCTCATACCTAGCCTTGATTCTCTCATCAAGCTTGTAACCAAGGAATGCAGGAAAAGCCAATAACTCTCCAACTTCACGACCCATGCCCTCTATCAAGTACTCCACCTTCTCCTCCAAAGAATTATGATTGTATTGCAGTACCTGGGGATGCCTCGTGCTCATGGCAACAATGTCAGCACACGAAAACCCATAACGCAAGAATAACCCAATTACCTTTTGCAAATTCTCACAGCTTGTTCTGGTTACAGATCCCATTGCCACTGCCATGTCCCTCGTTCTATATTTATACCCGATCTTCAATAAAAACACAAGTTTATACTCGACGTTATCAAATGACAAGCCTAGAAACAAGGGAGCTTTGATCAAGAACTTGAAAATATCATCGGTTTCTaacccacattgcttgagaaacTCTATTCTAGGACGCAATTTTCTCTCCCTGCTGGCAGTAACTAGACTCGGAAACACAAGAAGAATCTTGAAGATTTCATGATCATTTAGGCCAGCAAAAGACCTCAAGAACTCTATATGGCCCTCCATATGCTTCACACTATAACTCAAAATCATAGGAAACTTCCGCAGCACATTCCCTGTGGCGTCCTTATCTCCCCCACTAAGCTCCACGAGAAACCTGACTCTCGGTATCAACTCACTGTCCAAATCATAATTGAGAATCACCGGTCGCTTTACAATCAAATCAATGCCACCAAAGCGACCCAAAAAGGCAATACTCCTATCAATTTCTTCGACTGGCCTATGACATAACGCCTTGGTTAAATTAACATTGTTAAGTACAAAAGCAATCTTTTCACACGAAACTCCCCGATGAAGAAGCAGTTTAACCTTTTGATCAAATCCGACCAAGAATCTTGGATCCGTGTTAGTCAAAATGCGCTTGAGTTGTGCAGGCTCAATCTTAGACTCCAATTCATCGCGCACAAAACATAGAAATGGGCCAATTTCCTCAGCTGTTAACACAGTAGGGCATTTCGTAATTAAGTAAGAAAGTGCAAGGCTATCAATCCCAACTGATTGTAAAGAATGAACCCGAGCACGTAATGAATCCAAAGATGTCAATGCAATAGCTGGGTTCTTTTCCAAAAGCAATTCGGTTTCTTTTTCGTTGAGTCCAATTTCTCTgaataaaggaaagagaaaCCCTGAAACccaacataaaaaacaaaaataggttAACAAGTTTGGACTCTATTGTGTTCGAGAAATGGACTCTGAGAATTACTCACTCGTATCAGCTTGAAGATTGGCGGTCGAGTTGATGCCACTGCATAGGACTGAAATCTGTTTAGTAGGTCGAAGGCCCACGTGAGGAAATACCAGTTTGTGTTCGATTCTGGAGGCTTTACTGAGCTTTGAGAGAAAGAAGCATTCATGGGGTGGAAAGCTGAAAGTGAAGCGAGTGAGAATCGAACAGTTGTCGGAAGGAACAACGGGTGCGGGAAAAGAGTaaaagacgaagaagaagaagaagagggaaaagGGTTTGCGGACAGAGTGAGTAGAGCATCCATTTATACTGCAAGGGGATTCGCGGTATTGCCGCGACGGGTGTTTCAAATGGGAAGCGAAATCGCCGACTCGGAGAGGAGTTGAAGCTAAATGCAGGGGCGGCTGGGCCTGCGGTGTAAAATGCAAACGAATTAGAGTGGTTTTTGGTGGTTAAGACGGATcagaaacaaaatttttaattcttaacATTTTcgtaatttcattttcaaatatcgatcaaatataaaatatttttcatctaataattatttaatcattatctaaatacaaaaacctatacaatttttataaacttcatgacaaaacataaaaattaatgaataaatatagatagaagtcactgTTAGGAGCAatcattttgcacacatgatgtaaCATCATCTAAACCATACATCTcccaagtctaaaataaaaaaatagataactaAAAGCAGTCAtgtagtgagtgcaaagtgtacACTGCTACAGTAAtttctctctaacattactcaaaattaatacaacttttacaagcttcaaaataaaaattatattcaaacaactttttaattttataatatttttattcaattttttatctcttctttctcaaaactcaataaaacattctaactcaaactatttcactattattcacataattctaaaataatccaagtgtccaaacgagcTTGAATTGTGCtcaagttatattttatatttataaataatatatttattattccaacgagttttttttaatataattatccaaACAAGTTCAAGTTTATTCACgattaaattttgagaataaattatttaaattacgtCTTACAACTTTATGTACAAACTTCGaggaataaaattttatttttttctaaataattacacagtttacatacatatattaatgAATATATACATAAGGATCCAAGCAAGTTGCATAGTATTAGGAATATGatttcatcttatatttataaatattttaagatattctcattataaaattagagataatattataaattaaaaaataaaaaagattttaagtttGTACAAGTTTAAACTAGTAAAGTCGAGTTTTATAGgaattatatcatttaataatttatcataattttaaacTCACAAATGACTTATTtgttaagagaaataatagttacaatCGTAAGTGCACAAATACcatacaatcactttgaaaaaagtgaataaatataagacgcacatgaaaaagaaaattaatttttaatattgaatctcactcttttttaaagtgattgcattGTGCTTAATTATACACTTTACGActgcatgtaacattactcatttattaaaaaaataagcctAGTTCAAGTTTGACCGTGACGATATTGAGCAACATAGATTGACGTGTGAAGCAACTTCGTTTATTTATAGCACTATACGCCTTCAAGGTTTTCTAAACCAACATGTtccacacaatttttttttctttttttaaataacaggATTTTGCTCAAAACGTAGAAGGTATAATAATCCTAACATATCATTAATATACTGGAGAGAAATCTATGCAAAATAAATGAGTGTTTTTCTAGGCTATTGGAAGAGTCAATCCTAGGATCTCATCCTAAGATATATGGAGTCAATGGCACAACCTTTGCTAAAGCTGATTAAATAAGGTTGCAGGTGAATGTTAACAAACCTGActgctaatttttttaaatttggaactcaactttttttcaaatggagtgaGTGAAACTCGCACACCTTAAAAGAGGTGGCGACACAATCCTAGGTCCCCGACAGAGATGTTTGTTGAggtgtttgattttttatatcGGTCTAGACGACATAGTCTCCGTCGTCAAACCAAAACCCCCGAGAGACTATCGATCACTACATCTCAAAAAATTCATCTTGCTGAATCAAATTCCAGTGTAGTTGGTGATCATTGAAACCATTCACAGTAGTTCATCAAAAGCACATTCATTCAGTTTGATGCATGGGGGCAATGGTGATCAATCATATTAACCCATGCAGAAGCATTATCTACgctcaaattttaaattaggaGGAACACAAGAAAGACCTgtcacaaaataaatagatatcaTCAATTGAGGGAAGAAATAAATACTCACGCCATGTTTGATTGATTAAGCCAATTGCAGAGGAGTTCTACGTCCAGGTGTGAGTTATCCTCGAACTCCTTAAACTTCTTCCAGATACAAGTAGTAGTAGTAAATAGGACCCAATACTGATTGCATTATCAGACGATCAGCTGTGcccaattcaaaattttcttaca from Juglans microcarpa x Juglans regia isolate MS1-56 chromosome 3S, Jm3101_v1.0, whole genome shotgun sequence encodes:
- the LOC121258643 gene encoding transcription termination factor MTERF8, chloroplastic, yielding MYGLDDVTSCAQPPLHLASTPLRVGDFASHLKHPSRQYRESPCSINGCSTHSVRKPFSLFFFFFVFYSFPAPVVPSDNCSILTRFTFSFPPHECFFLSKLSKASRIEHKLVFPHVGLRPTKQISVLCSGINSTANLQADTRFLFPLFREIGLNEKETELLLEKNPAIALTSLDSLRARVHSLQSVGIDSLALSYLITKCPTVLTAEEIGPFLCFVRDELESKIEPAQLKRILTNTDPRFLVGFDQKVKLLLHRGVSCEKIAFVLNNVNLTKALCHRPVEEIDRSIAFLGRFGGIDLIVKRPVILNYDLDSELIPRVRFLVELSGGDKDATGNVLRKFPMILSYSVKHMEGHIEFLRSFAGLNDHEIFKILLVFPSLVTASRERKLRPRIEFLKQCGLETDDIFKFLIKAPLFLGLSFDNVEYKLVFLLKIGYKYRTRDMAVAMGSVTRTSCENLQKVIGLFLRYGFSCADIVAMSTRHPQVLQYNHNSLEEKVEYLIEGMGREVGELLAFPAFLGYKLDERIKARYEARKKIVGGGMSLNKLLTVSTERFLRKKKGTKLLHMIEDLNGNGG